The Anas acuta chromosome 12, bAnaAcu1.1, whole genome shotgun sequence sequence GCTGCTTGGGCTGATGAACTCTCCAGGTGCCTGTTTCCATCCGTACTTGCTCTCACATGAGAGCGGGCAAGGAGGAAAGAGCTACAGGGCCTCAGAGGATGGGCACAGAGGACGGCACAGAGTACCACGCAGGCGTTGCCATTGCTCAGCACCGCACCTGCTGGGGCCCGCTGCGTGCCCGTGGGGTTGCCTCAGCGCTGGGAGCCACCACCACGGCCTGAAGGCGCCTTGTGACCGCCTCGTGTCACGCGCGAGCGCTCGCCCTGACCACCAGGCGAGGAAGTCAAGGCCTTGGCTCTACAGCAACCAACCTACCAGGCCGGGCGACCTCCCTCCacaccttttattttataaaccttTGTAATCAGAGAATCCCAGAACCACCTAGGTTGGGAGAGagctccaagatcacccagtccaacctctcaGCTAACACTCGCAGGTCCTCCACTAAACGAGATCACCGATTAATACAtttaaacgtcttttaaagcCCTCCAGGTGCGGTGACTGCCCCATTTCCCCGGGCAGCCCACCCCGTCGCCTCACAGCCCTCAGCACCACCCCTCGGCACGGGGATTTTACACAAAGAGCTCTTCAGGGCAGGGTtttgaccccccccccctcactcTCCTGAGGCGTttgcagccccccccagcccgccccCCCCTCACCAGCCCCTCACTTACTCCGCCCAGGCTCCCTGCAGGGCgcagccccgggcccggccgcccccgcccgGCGCCAGAGCCTCCAGGTAGATACCACCAGGGGCCAGGAGGGCTCCCAGAGCGTCCTGGCCCCTGCTCAGCCGCAGCCGGGCCGCGTCCCGCGGGGAGCCCCAGGCCTGCCCCGAGCCGGGCGCCAGCAGcacccgcagctccctcacggCGCCCGCCGCcattttcccccccccctcccgcggCTCCTCCTCAGGGggcgccgcccgccgccatcttgcgGGGCTGCCCCCTTCCGGTCAGCTGAGAGCGCTGCCGCGCGCCGcgactacaactcccagcaggCACCGCTGTGAGCACCGCCTGAGGGGCGGTGAAGGGGGAGCCGCGTTGCgtgctgggagttgtagtctcCTTCGGTCAGCGCTGGCTGAGGCGGGTGGGTGAGGCTAAGATTATCATTAAATAGATTAactatattaaatatattattaactAGCTCGTTATTTCCACTGACAGCGGAATACGCGCCACCAAACGCTGCTCGCAGCCTCCACAGCTGCCAACACCAGGGAACCAAGGGCACTGCGCGCAGCAtcccccccagggtcccctcAGACACCGCTGAGGGGTCTGGTGGCCACGCCCAGTGGGCGGAGCATCAAAGAAGCCCCGCCCCTCACACCACGCCCCGTCCAATCAGAGGGCGTGCCCCCGATAACGAAGCCCCGCCCCCACAGCGCCGCCGGGGCTGGCGGACGGTGGCCGCGCGGGGCCGCTCCGCGCTGCCCATGGCGCCGCGGGACCATGTcgctggtgctggggctgctggcgcAGGCGCTGGGCAGGGCGCTGCGCTACTCCGCGCCGCATAGGGCCGGCCAtgagccccggggccgggccatGGAGCAGGACAAGGCGCTCGAGGTCTACGGTGACTGCCGGGGAGCGGTGGGGGccgtgaggggctggggggggctgaggggggcccGTGAGGGGCccgtgaggggctggggggcgccATAAGGGGTCTGTGAGGGGACTGTGGAGGTCTGGGGGGGCCTTGGGGGGCGCCTGTGAGGGGCTTGTGGGGGGTCCGTGAGGAGCCTGTGAGGGTCTGGGGGAGGTCCGTGAGGGGCCTATGAGGGGCCTGTGGAGGTCTGGGGGGGCCATGGGGGGccttgggggggggctgtggggatctgaaggggcttgggggggggccTATGAGGGGCTTGTGAGGGTCTGGGGGAGGTCCgtgaggggttttgggggggccTAGGGGAGGTCTGGAGGGGCCTGGGTGGGGTCTGTGAGGATCTGAGGGGGGGGCCTGTGAAGGTCTGTGAGGGGTCTGTGGGGGGCCTAGGGGGGGCCCAGGGGAGGTCTGGGAGGGCCTGTAGGGAGCTGTGAGGGGCCTGTGAGGGTCTGAGGGGGTCGTGGTCCCGGGCTCTTGTCAGGGTGCAGGAGGTGTGGGGGGGTCCTCGTgtgggggagagagaagggcTGTGGGGTtatggggctgtggggcaggctgGGCGCGGCCCCTTGGGTGCCTGCAACCCTGTGAGGTGCCGGGGCCTGTCCTAGGCACCTCCTGGCTGTCCCCGGGCTGCCTGGGGACGGGTGGGGTGGTCACGGAGCCAGGGGTGCGCTGGGGGACCCGGCCCTGCCTGAGCTCGGTCGGCAGGGCTACAACGGGGCCATAATGAGGCCgctgctcctggctgtggcAAGGGAATGGGGCAAATGCGGGCCTGCTCCCGGAGTTACCTCCACATTCATCACCTGGGGTTAGCAGCGACTGGGCGCACCTGGAAGGGCCAGGAATtccaggcagggctgtgggggagTCCAGCAAAACTTCAGCTACGGAGCGGCTGGCTTCTTGGTGCTCAGCCTGTGAGATACGGAGAGGTTTCACCTCTGGAAACGCTCCGTGTAGGATCCTGCAGTGTTCCAAACACTGTCAGGCTCGAAGGCACTGCTATTGTGTTGGAAATTAGAGGCAGCGTGAGGATTTTATGCAATTAATTAGAGGCAGTGCGAGGATTTTATGCAATGCTGTACACAGAAAGAGCGGTGTTTAAATAGTATGTGAAAACACCAGCAGTTCTAGTGACTTAGGTTATGAGCCTTAAGCACGTAACTAGTCCTGCTGATTTCAGTTCACTCATAGTCTTACGCTTGTGCAcaatttttgcagaattaaagCATCTGTCtgtaaaatttcagtttaaaagacCAGCGGCATCCATGAAGTACTGTTAAACAAAATCTGCTCTAgtgttcctcctgctgcttgaCAGAGTAACTGATAACGCTCTTGTATAAGTCAGACTTCCACGCAGAAGGAGGatgcaatttaaaaacagaggGAAGAATGTATCAGAAGTTACGAGGAAATGTCAATGCAGAGATGATTCTGTTCTACATATTGACAAAGTAATTCCTTGTTTGGCTAGGCTTCTGTGGTTGGCCAGGGCTAATTCTGTTTCTTCGTGTGATGAAACTTCCACAAGCTAATCCAGAGCACATTACCTCTATGGAAAGCAACTCAGTTATTTTCTGTATGGATTTATTAAACCTAGTTGATCCCCACATTTGACAAGCTAAGGAGGTGACCACTGATACAGATAAATATGGATTAGTGCATTATTTTTGTACTGGCTTTCCTTAAGATGGCTTCAAAATCTTATCCGTGAGGCCCTGGCTGAGaagtggagggaaaaaaggtgGGAAGGAAAATTGACCTGTCTTGGTAAAAGGTTCGGTTTGTTTGCCTCTCAGGTTGTTCAAAGTCTAGCTGAAATATTGCATCTGTGCTTATCTTTTGGGTAGGCTAATTTCAAGTCACCTGTAGTTCTGAAGGTAATACTTATCCTTTAATAGGCGTGTTTTGATTCCTATTTATTAAAATGGGGTTGTAAAACCAGATAACAAGTTTAGAACCAGAGTGTGAAAAGTGTGTGCACAGTGAACAAGAAGTGCTTTAGTGTGCCCAGCTCTGAAGCAACTCACGAGGTAACACATCACTGATAGTTACGGCTCTGCCTTTTCTGAGCAGGATCAATATCAACAGTGCTTCTAATAAAAAGCATCTTGTATTAAATTTAGGAAAGCAACTTTATTGTTGGTGGCTTGTCTCCTGCTTTAGATATAATCCGTACTATCCGGGACCCGGAGAAACCTAATACTTTGGAAGAACTGGAAGTGGTAACGGAAAGCTGCGTCGAAGTAAATGAGATCGGTGAAGATGAGTATCTGGTTATCATCAGGTTTACACCAACAGTACCTCATTGCTCTTTGGCGACTCTCATTGGTAAGATTTTAGTTTCATTAAATCTGTAACAATGAATGTGGAGTTAATTTTACGTTTTCTGAATAATATATTACTTAGTTTAAAGGCAGTATTGCTTTGCCAGGAGTTTGGGAATTTCATCTTGAGAACCCTCCTAGccatacaaacaaacaagaaatagaaGATGTGGAGTCATTCAAggtcttgtgtttttttcaagtTAGGGAGAGTCTTCAAAAAGAGCAGCTCTCAAAAATCTACTCAGAAGTGGTACAGACTTCCTTCTTTATATTCTCCCTTCCCTTATGGGTTGTTCCCTgtgcatgtgaaaaaaaattatgtgcAATCAAAACAAAGTTATGAACTGTTAGGAATTTGAGAGCAGTTACAGTGAATGAGAATCCGCacttgcttgttttgctttttttgctaTTTGTGAAGAGATCACGTCTGCTCtctgaaatttctttaaatgtaCCAAGATCAGCAAGTCTCACCATGATATATCAATACGAAGATTTcacagtttgttttaaaatttaaaagaacataACCCTTTAATTTAACTAAGGTTGTGTATTTATGCTGAAATAGACCTTGCTGCTTTATGTAGAAATTGTAGCATAGATAGTAAGCATTAGCATGCCAAACACTAATAATTTATAGTTTGACCCTGTTAGGGGTGTCAGTAGGATAACACTGAGACCTGAGGATCAATTACGTACCTGTCATCATAAACTGGTATTAATCACGTCCTCAGCACTTAATGTTGGCCGGGTCTTTGTTCATCAGTGATTGTGCAATCCTTCGGTGGTGTGTGACCTTTGAAGCACGCAGTTCCTTGTTCTGCTACGGGAAAGGGTTATGGCAACTGTTCTAAATAGTTGGTTAGTGTGGGTAAAAATGTAGGCaataaacagctttttaattttttttccttctccacacTTCCTCAGCTGCACAGATTGCTCTAAGCTGGTGTTTCTTTTGGGGTGTATTTGCACGGCTGGCTCAGCCTGAGGACAAACTGGGGCTGCAGTTTGGCTGTGTTTGTCCACTTGTAGCTCACCACGAAGTCAGATCTTGTGAGCAAACTGCAGCTGGCTAGTGGTCATACTCCAAGAATGCACCTCAAACCTCGAATTTGACaagaaattctcttttttttttcttcaaacaggCCTTTGTTTAAGAATAAAACTTCAGAGATGTTTGCCTTTTAGACATAAGGTAAGCTATCTGTTCTGGAACTTGCTTTAAACTACCTGAATGACTGTGTGCCAACTTCTCTTTAATTCACCCAGCAGCATTcccttttttaatttgcaaactGTGAtagaggatgtttttttttttcttaaaagcttgTCATTTGCCTCTGTAGGGTCGAAGTACAGTGCAGTACCTGAAAGGATCTCTGAATAACTGTggctcttcctttcctttacaAAATGTAGTTTGTCACTGACCTTCTGAAATACACCACATTTCCAGGCTTTTCTGGCCCGCTGACATTCAGGTGGAGGAGATGGCGTTTTCAAAGCCAATATTGCAGTGAATCTAAGTCATGCTCTTGCCTTGGGGGACAATGAATTTAGCCTTCTGTGATATTTCTACATATCAAagcatcataaaaataaaatggtagtTGCTAAATCTACTGTACCATGTGGAATGCCTGATAGCTCTCGCCAGTGGACCCTATGTGAGCAAGCAGCCCTGAAAGCAAGATAACTATTGTCAGTTAGAAATCAGTTCAGGGGAGTTCTACCAGGCATCATCTGTGAAGGAAAAACTTCAGAATAGGTTTATTAGGTTTCAGAAGGACTGCAGAATTCAGAACTGGAGCTGGGTTGAGGATATCTCTTCTTTATGACCTGTTGTAGGAACAGTTGTATAGATGATATATGGGCCTGACACTGGTCATTATGCTGCCTTAAAAGGGgccagccctggctgtgctgctggaatgTAAGGGTGTAGAGGAAAAGGGAGTTAATATATCCTTAGAGAAAGCTATTTAGGTTTTAGCAGGATCTAAGAGCAGACCTTTAGTGACAAACATGAAATCTTTATAGGCCTTTAGAAACTTGcccaaaataatataaattctTTAGCTTAGAATTTATGGTGTTGattcttacttattttttaatagttgcTAGCTTCATCATTCCAGTTAAACGGTGTAAAGCAAGACTTGCATTTCTAGATAATTAGGTAGATGGTGATTTGTTATGCTGGACACATGATAACAATTAAGTTTAGCTTCAGTGAGATAAGATAAAAGGTATTATTTACTTTCGTTCATCAGTTGTGTCttgatgtgtttctttttcttttttttttcctcctaggcTGTTAAGTTAAATGCATGAAGGTGATTTATGTCTATTTAGCTTTTAGTCACATAGTCTGCTCTCTTACAGGAAATAGATACTGTATTACACTACCATTTCAAATAGAACATCTGTGATTCTCATCACTGAGCAAAACTTACGTGTCTTTTCAAGAGTTCTTAGCTTGTGAAGGTGACACTTGCAATTCTAGCGGCTTTCAGACAAATAGTCCCTGAATTGTGAGCAGCAGAGAACTTGGTAGAAAGGTGGAGCCAATTCTCTCTTATGTTTCCAGTAGCCTAACTCCAATTACTTTCTCACGTGAGCCATTAATATTAGAGAGGAATGAGTGACTCCacaattttgaaaaagaattatTGGTGCCTCTTCTAAAAGGGTAGGAGATTGTCGTCTGATTATATTGCAATAAAGTCTAAGATCAGTTATTGTCATTGCCCTTCCATTGTCTGTGAATATTTCTAAAAGTATGGATTATGTGCATTGTATGTATATGGtacacttttttcttccagtaatGAATATATTTCACGATTAAAGTATGAATCTAACATTAATGACCTCTCTTTCAGCTGGAAATCTACATATCTGAAGGTACACATTCCACTGAAGAAGACAGTAAGTACAGCTTATAGATGAGAGCAGCTTTAGACTGTTCTTTGagaagtgtttttcttcccctgctttgctatccttttcagaaacaaatactCTCTTAAATAGCAATTTGCAGTGAAAGTTACTGCAATGTGCTGTTACTGTACACagcattttctccctctttgaGCTGGCCA is a genomic window containing:
- the CIAO2A gene encoding cytosolic iron-sulfur assembly component 2A codes for the protein MSLVLGLLAQALGRALRYSAPHRAGHEPRGRAMEQDKALEVYDIIRTIRDPEKPNTLEELEVVTESCVEVNEIGEDEYLVIIRFTPTVPHCSLATLIGLCLRIKLQRCLPFRHKLEIYISEGTHSTEEDINKQINDKERVAAAMENPNLREIVEQCVTEPD